Proteins found in one Orcinus orca chromosome 11, mOrcOrc1.1, whole genome shotgun sequence genomic segment:
- the TST gene encoding thiosulfate sulfurtransferase has translation MVQQVLYRALVSTKWLAESVRAGRLGPGLRVLDASWYSPGTREARKEYLERHVPGASFFDIEECRDRASPYEMMLPSKAGFADYVGSLGISNDTHVVVYDGDNLGSFYAPRVWWMFRVFGHRTVSVLNGGFRNWLKEGHPVTSEPSRPEPAVFKATLDRSLLKTYEQVLENLESKRFQLVDSRAQGRYLGTQPEPDAVGLDSGHIRGSVNMPFMDFLMEDGFEKSPEELRAMFEAKKVDLAKPIIATCRKGVTACHIALAAYLCGKPDVAIYDGSWFEWFHRAPPETRVSQGKGGKA, from the exons ATGGTTCAGCAGGTGCTGTACCGGGCGCTGGTCTCCACCAAGTGGCTGGCGGAGTCCGTCCGGGCTGGCAGGCTGGGCCCTGGCCTTCGAGTGCTGGACGCCTCCTGGTACTCGCCGGGCACCCGCGAGGCCCGCAAGGAATACCTAGAGCGCCATGTGCCCGGTGCCTCCTTCTTTGACATAGAGGAGTGCCGGGACAGAGCGTCGCCCTACGAGATGATGCTGCCCAGCAAGGCGGGCTTCGCCGACTACGTGGGCAGCCTGGGCATCAGCAACGACACGCACGTGGTGGTGTACGATGGTGACAACTTGGGCAGCTTCTATGCGCCGCGGGTCTGGTGGATGTTCCGCGTGTTTGGCCACCGCACCGTGTCCGTGCTCAATGGTGGCTTCCGGAACTGGCTGAAGGAGGGCCACCCGGTGACATCTGAGCCCTCACGCCCAGAGCCAGCTGTCTTCAAAGCCACACTGGACCGCTCCCTGCTCAAGACCTACGAGCAGGTGCTGGAGAACCTCGAATCGAAGAGGTTCCAGCTGGTGGATTCACGGGCCCAAGGGCGGTACCTGGGCACGCAGCCGGAGCCAGATGCAGTAG GACTGGACTCGGGCCACATCCGAGGCTCAGTCAACATGCCCTTCATGGACTTCCTGATGGAGGATGGCTTCGAGAAGAGCCCGGAGGAGCTCCGTGCCATGTTCGAGGCCAAGAAGGTGGACCTTGCAAAGCCCATCATCGCCACATGCCGAAAGGGTGTCACTGCCTGCCACATCGCCCTGGCCGCCTACCTCTGTGGCAAGCCCGATGTGGCCATCTATGACGGCTCCTGGTTCGAGTGGTTCCACCGGGCCCCCCCGGAGACCCGGGTGTCCCAGGGGAAAGGCGGGAAGGCGTGA